One window from the genome of Microbulbifer pacificus encodes:
- a CDS encoding beta strand repeat-containing protein, which yields MKKSTLSVAVKAAQLAFAGLFTVHSAVASPGTYDPETVIGEVAFDGDSTFEIGVGFAKIDWDTFNIGQDEYVTFQFGSDYSVSQASSVIVNRVVQSGGVSRILGDINSNGHVVLINPNGILFGENASINVEALTLSALDGGITGVGEGFEFSVLDGAAGDIGVIDAVGEINAPRGVTFIGKSVKNHASINSGIDSSLVVGNVNFYSADKAVLSLDANGLIGVQIDQNDFIEEFNSDYASHAIENAGTIVAANVVMEARVADGFAQAAINNTGTVTAKGISTDGGTIRLSASSYNGESVAAINLGAGSSLIAEVAPDTSGGAGTVTLSAADDVINAGSISADRADSISGGAVSVSAAKGFLNTGDVQAGSFSLAVGSSVTDTDSSSVLGDITSTDTMEVTNNGGIAVVDASAQTSRSTATRIDDEIVVYARGADEDADPLASFQNVSRLELGDDSVLEGTDGEDRFTLTTDGVSYLATEIVGVGRIDGLNGEDTLVGRAQANWELSRNKAAGKLSSDEFDGIALASLEVLEANNAGVVALSANENIVLIDENTVTVDGWNYRFSGLTHVTGGGGTDSLDASALVDTYVFLKDAAGNSQIGDTGMLLNGFSSIAASEIDATALKDIAQADLDISAANTLSLADGAFVLSGVNRVRGDVGNRISGSGGWRLENDGVSNRGVMFEGEWHVDALNSALTGSAAVETYTLQSDGSLAVNSLTFENFSSVAAGGGDTLLASAFAGPVTLRGVDNSVSVNSVVYTGLGNITAHTLNAAAAGSSFAVSGAGISSDLISFSGLSTVFGGAGTDTVSGGSAWALGWDAGEAKAYAQLDDGIRFFTIDQFNTTSGVLTGGIGNSEFTLNGGAVAGDEAVSIYGMTFNNLESVAAGAGGKLDASSYAKAISLNGSAGEASADSLDFSGLAEITASTINGADDVAEVFAIQADGVLEETSGLRLKGVSSIAAGNSTDTSILDIVREREGEDLSVQTTATANLSGINFTEVEILEANNAGLQGTSAGEAYTLMAVGSVRVSTSTYQYANLSHITGGGGTDSLDASALVDTYVFLKDAAGNSQIGDTGMLLNGFSSIAASQIDATALKDIAQANLDISAANTLSLADGAFVLSGVSRVRGDLGNRISGSGGWRLENDGVSNRGVLFEGDWHVDALNSALTGSAAVETYTLQSDGSLAVNSLTFENFSSVAAGGGDTLLASAFAGPVSLLGANNSVSVNSVVYTGLGNVTAHTLNAAAAGSSFAVSGAGISSDLISFSGLSTVIGGAGTDTVSGGSAWALGWDAGEAKAYAQLDDGIRFFTIDQFNTTSGVLTGGIGNSEFTLNGGAVAGDEAVSIYGMTFNNLESVAAGAGGKLDASSYAKAISLNGSAGEASADSLDFSGLSEITASRIRGSSLGEEFTVFADRTISTLSMILHEVSEVFAIEGSDSRVVGADGANWILVDVDTATNNDIKFHQFGDLTATSAGLVGTAGKDEFELLDVDGSGAVVRYGDIIFEGLTGVEGGNLIGTESDDLDATAYSGSLKLTGIDNQLSIADTVVFSGIRTASFANLVGSVNNEVFLLDAAGNVDIANITMSGLVNVAGGGGTDTLDAESAVSLLEPGHFSFNGGQILFSGFADASGDTLFTGNGDDDVEFDAEGNIVVNGNTVGKFVAVDTQAGSNTITGFGNLDWFIGSDGSAVNNGVIFWGDATLFTAGGALHGTDIADSFVLYGDGGVGIGAFTAYGMSQVIGGLGDDSLDALAYANGLMLADSEEALYADGLIFSDFASASARVLTGTGNADQFEMSGDGVITELSNKVRISGVTTLNGGGGVDSLASLFAGNWALVAGASGVVHSGVNISGIANLSGGNGELRGHDGGHQFTVTGTNSIGVGGFEFDGITAVAGGAGLDGVTLAGPVTLAGVDGAFTGGNIRFTGVDSAFASSLIGTSASEQYVITGDGALSVYGVAFSGLSSVSAGAGSEDTVISREGRGYVLAADNRVEHEGIQFSEVENFVGQGASLVANGQSLATITGSGSVATGGADFSGISFLALQGAATHLQALNSVSLNDSGTIVTGGIQVSGVSSVSNTGALTGSAADEEFEISGENALSVTGMTFTDVASVAGGSGADRVRGLSGEEWQLGRVSGSVAQAGIAFTAVEQALGGSGVLQGADVDTQFELAADGSVQAGGINFDTVNTVNAGTGIDRVVTSTGARWVLGSADGSADVGGVSFAGIDQVSTQSAILDASANGVAERFALAADAAEISVLGLQFDSVAEVFAGTGGGEVASATDSWQLASGGRLLANGVTFSGINRVTAQNAQLAGTADSEQFVLGGTPGELSVAGVTFSGIADVSGNGGSDSLLGTAADDEFVLVGSGSIAAAGIDFVGIASVNAGGGADSVSGNAQQWTSVTQGEALVDGAALAAMDSVTVLFENIEQVRNTGVYSGPVLASDYFLSSPTSMNVGGVNFSGLQSIVAGSDGDTLHGVDAELSWTLGRTSGTLTDGQSSLLFSGFKQIVAGGGADTFNLNGGALTAIDTGAGNDIVYMSGTLIDTLLLGDGDDQVQILASSQPALLSAGAGNDQLMMQLAGQQWRISGNGAAQNTVGEFAFTGFEQLHDTAGGLNLVANQQLGFTASGDSAGVDFGAAGMALAYNADGDLVLLSSTSATIGGSLRALGADLTLAGDLDIESEIQSLSLRSSAGDINVAVLEKDDLEIGQINVGRGNVSLASTSFGLLTAANFRDTHITAGNIVLGYEPRVWGNVGEVINPLRMDATGTVNLVALSYFEPAFLGQQPEFIASGSKNASIASAQTSQGLKSVIQSPVDDIAQLDPGIFSEVTPYSLGIDVLNLPEVRLHGGELVPMDESEDERRRKQPMAVGGN from the coding sequence ATGAAAAAAAGTACTCTGTCCGTTGCGGTCAAGGCAGCCCAGTTGGCATTTGCAGGTCTTTTTACCGTCCACTCTGCCGTGGCAAGCCCGGGAACGTATGATCCAGAAACGGTGATCGGCGAAGTCGCTTTTGATGGCGATTCGACCTTTGAAATAGGTGTTGGTTTTGCAAAGATTGATTGGGATACATTCAATATCGGGCAAGATGAGTATGTGACGTTTCAGTTCGGGAGCGACTACAGCGTGTCGCAGGCCTCCTCGGTGATCGTCAACCGGGTCGTTCAGTCTGGTGGGGTATCCAGGATACTGGGGGATATTAATTCTAACGGCCACGTCGTTCTGATAAATCCCAATGGAATTCTGTTCGGTGAAAATGCTTCGATAAATGTCGAAGCGCTGACCCTTTCCGCGCTCGATGGAGGTATAACCGGTGTCGGCGAAGGGTTTGAATTTTCAGTGCTGGATGGGGCCGCTGGCGATATTGGTGTAATTGATGCTGTCGGCGAGATTAATGCGCCGCGAGGCGTAACCTTTATTGGCAAGAGCGTTAAGAATCACGCCAGTATCAATAGTGGTATTGATAGCAGTCTGGTGGTTGGAAATGTAAATTTTTACTCTGCCGACAAGGCCGTGTTGTCATTGGATGCGAATGGTCTTATCGGTGTGCAGATTGACCAGAATGATTTCATTGAAGAGTTCAATAGCGATTATGCATCTCACGCCATCGAGAATGCAGGAACAATCGTCGCTGCCAATGTGGTGATGGAGGCCAGGGTTGCCGATGGCTTTGCACAGGCGGCGATCAATAATACCGGTACGGTTACTGCAAAAGGTATCAGTACTGACGGTGGAACAATCCGTCTTTCTGCTTCTTCCTATAATGGCGAATCCGTTGCAGCGATAAATCTTGGGGCGGGCAGTAGCCTCATTGCTGAAGTAGCGCCCGATACAAGTGGCGGAGCCGGCACTGTTACCCTGTCTGCCGCGGATGATGTGATAAACGCGGGATCAATCAGTGCCGATCGGGCGGATAGCATTTCTGGTGGTGCAGTCAGTGTTTCTGCGGCCAAGGGATTTTTGAATACCGGGGATGTGCAGGCTGGAAGTTTCAGTCTGGCGGTTGGCAGTTCTGTAACAGACACCGACTCGAGCAGTGTACTCGGTGATATCACCTCGACCGATACGATGGAGGTCACCAACAATGGTGGTATCGCCGTCGTCGACGCCAGTGCGCAGACGTCACGCAGCACCGCTACCCGTATCGACGATGAAATCGTGGTCTATGCCAGGGGCGCGGATGAAGATGCGGATCCTTTGGCAAGTTTCCAGAATGTGAGCAGGCTTGAGCTTGGCGACGATAGTGTTCTGGAAGGTACGGATGGCGAAGATCGCTTCACCCTGACGACGGATGGTGTCAGTTACCTGGCGACAGAAATTGTGGGTGTGGGCCGGATTGATGGACTCAATGGTGAGGATACTCTGGTTGGCAGGGCTCAGGCCAATTGGGAGCTGAGTCGAAATAAGGCGGCGGGCAAGCTGAGTTCAGACGAGTTTGACGGTATAGCACTGGCGTCCCTTGAAGTGCTTGAGGCCAATAACGCCGGTGTTGTTGCATTGTCGGCAAATGAAAACATCGTGCTGATCGATGAAAATACGGTGACCGTGGACGGGTGGAATTACAGATTCTCGGGGCTGACTCATGTCACCGGAGGCGGCGGCACAGACAGCCTGGATGCCAGCGCACTGGTGGATACCTATGTATTCCTGAAAGACGCGGCCGGCAATAGCCAGATCGGCGATACGGGCATGTTGCTCAACGGCTTTTCCAGCATTGCGGCGAGCGAGATTGACGCAACCGCGCTGAAAGACATCGCGCAGGCGGACCTGGACATCAGTGCCGCCAATACCCTGTCGCTGGCCGACGGTGCCTTTGTCCTGAGTGGCGTGAACCGGGTGCGAGGGGACGTGGGCAACCGGATCAGCGGCAGCGGTGGCTGGCGGCTGGAAAATGATGGGGTCAGCAATCGGGGCGTGATGTTTGAAGGCGAGTGGCATGTCGATGCCCTGAACAGTGCGCTTACCGGATCTGCGGCGGTGGAAACCTATACCCTGCAGAGCGATGGCTCACTGGCCGTCAACAGTCTCACCTTCGAGAATTTCAGCAGCGTCGCCGCCGGTGGTGGTGACACCCTGCTGGCCTCCGCGTTTGCCGGTCCGGTAACCCTACGGGGCGTGGACAACAGTGTCTCGGTCAACAGCGTTGTCTACACCGGCCTCGGGAACATTACCGCACATACCCTGAATGCCGCAGCGGCAGGCAGCAGCTTCGCGGTCAGTGGTGCCGGCATCAGCAGCGATCTGATCAGTTTTAGCGGGCTGTCCACCGTCTTTGGTGGCGCGGGCACGGACACCGTGTCCGGAGGCAGTGCCTGGGCGCTGGGATGGGATGCCGGAGAGGCCAAGGCCTACGCCCAGCTCGATGATGGTATCCGCTTCTTTACCATCGACCAGTTCAACACCACCAGCGGTGTGCTGACCGGTGGTATCGGCAACAGTGAGTTCACCCTTAACGGTGGCGCCGTTGCCGGCGATGAAGCCGTGTCGATATACGGTATGACCTTCAACAATCTGGAATCCGTGGCCGCGGGTGCTGGCGGGAAGCTCGACGCGAGCAGTTACGCCAAGGCCATCAGCCTGAATGGCAGCGCGGGGGAGGCCAGTGCCGACAGCCTGGATTTCAGCGGGCTCGCGGAAATCACCGCATCGACGATCAACGGTGCCGATGACGTCGCCGAGGTGTTTGCTATCCAGGCGGATGGCGTACTGGAAGAAACATCCGGCCTGCGGCTCAAAGGCGTGAGCAGTATTGCCGCCGGCAACTCTACCGACACGAGCATTCTGGACATCGTGCGTGAGCGAGAGGGTGAAGACCTTTCGGTGCAGACAACTGCGACCGCCAATCTGAGCGGTATCAACTTCACTGAGGTAGAGATCCTTGAGGCCAACAATGCCGGTCTGCAGGGAACCTCCGCCGGAGAAGCGTACACCCTGATGGCGGTTGGAAGCGTGAGGGTCAGCACCTCGACCTATCAGTATGCCAACCTGAGTCACATCACCGGCGGTGGTGGCACAGACAGCCTGGATGCCAGCGCACTGGTGGATACCTATGTATTCCTGAAAGACGCGGCCGGCAATAGCCAGATCGGCGATACGGGCATGCTGCTTAACGGCTTCTCCAGCATTGCGGCGAGCCAGATCGACGCAACCGCACTGAAAGACATCGCGCAGGCGAACCTGGATATCAGTGCCGCCAATACCCTGTCGCTGGCTGACGGTGCCTTTGTCCTGAGCGGCGTGAGCCGGGTGCGCGGGGACCTGGGCAACCGGATCAGCGGCAGTGGTGGCTGGCGGCTGGAAAATGATGGGGTCAGCAATCGGGGCGTGTTGTTTGAAGGCGACTGGCATGTCGATGCCCTGAACAGTGCGCTTACCGGATCTGCGGCGGTGGAAACCTATACCCTGCAGAGCGATGGCTCACTGGCCGTCAACAGTCTCACCTTCGAGAATTTCAGCAGCGTCGCCGCCGGTGGTGGTGACACCCTGCTGGCCTCCGCGTTTGCCGGTCCGGTATCGCTGTTGGGCGCGAACAACAGTGTCTCGGTCAACAGCGTTGTCTACACCGGCCTCGGGAACGTCACCGCACATACCCTGAATGCCGCAGCGGCAGGCAGCAGCTTCGCGGTCAGTGGTGCCGGTATCAGCAGCGACCTGATCAGTTTTAGCGGGCTGTCCACCGTCATTGGTGGCGCGGGCACGGACACCGTGTCCGGAGGCAGTGCCTGGGCGCTGGGATGGGATGCCGGAGAGGCCAAGGCCTACGCCCAGCTCGATGATGGTATCCGCTTCTTTACCATCGACCAGTTCAACACCACCAGCGGTGTGCTGACCGGTGGTATCGGCAACAGTGAGTTCACCCTTAACGGTGGCGCCGTTGCCGGCGATGAAGCCGTGTCGATATACGGTATGACCTTCAACAATCTGGAATCCGTGGCCGCGGGTGCTGGCGGGAAGCTCGACGCGAGCAGTTACGCCAAGGCCATCAGCCTGAATGGCAGCGCGGGAGAGGCCAGTGCCGACAGCCTGGATTTCAGCGGGCTTTCCGAGATAACGGCCTCCCGGATCCGCGGAAGTTCCCTCGGCGAAGAGTTCACCGTGTTTGCCGACAGGACGATCAGCACCCTGTCGATGATATTGCACGAAGTGTCCGAGGTGTTCGCCATTGAAGGCAGCGACAGCAGGGTGGTTGGTGCAGATGGTGCAAACTGGATACTCGTAGACGTTGATACCGCGACAAATAACGATATCAAATTCCATCAGTTTGGCGATCTGACGGCGACATCTGCCGGTCTCGTCGGCACCGCCGGCAAAGATGAATTTGAATTGCTCGATGTTGACGGCAGCGGCGCCGTTGTTCGCTATGGAGATATCATTTTTGAGGGTCTGACGGGCGTTGAAGGTGGCAATCTCATCGGCACTGAAAGTGATGACCTGGATGCGACCGCCTACAGCGGCTCGCTGAAACTGACAGGAATCGATAATCAACTTTCGATCGCGGACACCGTTGTATTCTCCGGTATTCGCACGGCCAGCTTTGCGAATCTCGTTGGTTCGGTAAATAACGAAGTATTTTTATTGGATGCCGCAGGTAATGTCGATATCGCCAATATCACGATGTCCGGGCTGGTAAATGTGGCCGGCGGTGGCGGTACCGATACTCTGGATGCAGAAAGCGCTGTCTCCTTATTAGAGCCAGGGCATTTTTCCTTCAATGGAGGTCAAATTCTTTTCAGCGGTTTTGCTGATGCATCCGGGGACACGCTGTTTACGGGCAATGGGGACGATGATGTCGAATTCGATGCTGAGGGCAATATCGTCGTAAACGGTAACACCGTGGGTAAGTTCGTCGCTGTCGATACCCAAGCTGGCTCCAATACGATTACCGGTTTTGGCAATCTGGACTGGTTTATTGGTAGTGATGGCAGTGCCGTCAACAATGGCGTCATTTTCTGGGGTGATGCCACATTGTTCACAGCTGGTGGCGCACTTCACGGCACGGATATTGCGGACAGCTTCGTGCTCTATGGAGATGGAGGTGTCGGAATTGGAGCCTTTACTGCTTACGGCATGTCACAGGTCATTGGCGGATTGGGCGATGATTCTCTCGACGCCCTCGCCTATGCAAATGGTCTGATGCTCGCGGATAGTGAAGAAGCGCTTTATGCGGATGGCCTCATTTTCTCCGATTTCGCATCGGCCAGCGCGCGAGTGCTGACCGGGACAGGGAATGCCGATCAGTTTGAAATGAGTGGCGATGGAGTGATCACCGAACTGTCCAACAAGGTCAGGATTAGCGGAGTTACGACGCTCAATGGCGGTGGCGGTGTCGACAGCCTCGCGAGTCTTTTCGCGGGTAATTGGGCACTCGTCGCCGGTGCGAGCGGTGTCGTTCACAGCGGAGTGAACATTTCCGGTATCGCGAATCTGTCCGGAGGAAATGGCGAGCTCAGAGGCCACGATGGCGGACACCAGTTCACGGTCACCGGGACAAACAGCATCGGTGTGGGCGGGTTCGAATTTGACGGAATCACCGCTGTGGCCGGTGGTGCCGGGCTGGATGGCGTTACGCTCGCCGGCCCGGTGACGCTCGCCGGCGTCGATGGCGCCTTTACTGGCGGAAATATCCGGTTTACGGGAGTGGATAGTGCTTTCGCCTCGAGCCTTATCGGCACCAGTGCTTCCGAGCAGTATGTGATTACCGGAGACGGTGCGCTGTCCGTCTACGGCGTTGCGTTCAGTGGCCTCAGCTCGGTATCTGCTGGCGCGGGCTCCGAGGATACGGTGATCTCCCGTGAGGGTCGGGGCTATGTGCTCGCCGCAGACAATCGCGTCGAGCATGAAGGTATCCAGTTCAGCGAGGTAGAGAATTTTGTCGGGCAGGGCGCCAGTCTTGTGGCCAATGGTCAGTCGCTCGCGACGATAACGGGGAGCGGCAGCGTCGCAACTGGCGGCGCTGATTTCAGTGGTATCAGCTTCCTCGCACTACAGGGCGCAGCCACACATTTGCAGGCCCTGAACAGCGTATCCCTGAACGACAGCGGGACGATTGTCACTGGCGGTATCCAGGTCAGCGGGGTCAGTTCCGTTTCCAACACTGGTGCACTGACAGGCAGCGCCGCGGATGAAGAGTTTGAGATCAGTGGAGAGAATGCTCTGAGCGTTACCGGCATGACCTTCACCGATGTGGCTTCTGTGGCTGGTGGTAGCGGTGCCGACAGGGTGAGGGGACTTTCCGGTGAAGAGTGGCAGCTTGGGCGGGTGTCTGGCAGCGTAGCGCAAGCGGGTATTGCGTTTACCGCCGTAGAGCAGGCGCTGGGTGGCAGCGGCGTCCTCCAGGGTGCGGATGTCGATACCCAGTTCGAGCTGGCGGCCGATGGCAGTGTGCAGGCCGGGGGCATCAATTTTGATACGGTAAATACCGTGAATGCCGGTACCGGTATCGATCGCGTGGTGACGTCAACGGGTGCTCGCTGGGTGTTGGGGAGTGCCGATGGTTCGGCAGACGTGGGTGGCGTGAGCTTTGCGGGAATTGACCAGGTTTCCACCCAGTCCGCCATCCTGGATGCCAGCGCCAATGGCGTTGCCGAGCGTTTCGCTCTCGCGGCCGACGCTGCGGAGATTTCCGTACTTGGACTGCAGTTTGACAGTGTTGCTGAAGTCTTTGCTGGCACTGGCGGTGGTGAAGTCGCCAGCGCTACCGACAGCTGGCAACTGGCGAGCGGCGGTCGACTGCTGGCCAACGGTGTGACCTTCAGTGGCATCAATCGCGTGACTGCACAGAATGCACAGTTGGCTGGCACTGCAGATAGTGAGCAATTTGTCCTCGGTGGTACCCCTGGTGAGTTGAGTGTTGCCGGAGTTACCTTCAGCGGCATTGCCGATGTTAGCGGTAATGGCGGCAGTGACTCGCTGTTGGGTACGGCGGCAGATGATGAATTTGTGCTGGTCGGGTCTGGCAGTATCGCTGCCGCCGGTATCGATTTTGTCGGCATCGCCAGTGTCAATGCTGGGGGCGGCGCGGATTCCGTAAGCGGAAATGCACAGCAATGGACGTCGGTTACCCAGGGCGAGGCACTGGTGGATGGTGCTGCACTGGCGGCGATGGACAGTGTTACGGTGTTGTTCGAAAACATCGAGCAGGTCCGGAACACGGGCGTCTATTCAGGGCCTGTATTGGCCAGTGACTATTTCCTGTCCTCACCGACCAGCATGAATGTCGGCGGGGTGAATTTCTCGGGTCTTCAGTCGATCGTTGCCGGCAGTGATGGCGACACTCTTCACGGTGTGGATGCGGAACTGAGCTGGACCCTGGGCAGAACGTCCGGGACCCTGACCGACGGGCAGTCCTCCCTGCTGTTCAGCGGGTTCAAGCAGATCGTTGCCGGTGGCGGTGCCGATACATTCAACCTGAATGGTGGTGCGCTGACCGCGATCGACACCGGTGCTGGCAATGACATTGTCTACATGAGCGGTACTCTGATCGATACGCTGTTGTTGGGCGATGGGGATGACCAGGTGCAGATTCTGGCCAGCAGCCAGCCAGCCCTGCTTTCCGCCGGCGCGGGCAACGACCAGTTGATGATGCAGCTGGCCGGCCAGCAGTGGCGCATCAGCGGTAACGGCGCTGCGCAGAATACCGTGGGCGAGTTTGCCTTTACCGGGTTTGAACAGTTGCATGACACTGCCGGTGGCCTGAATCTGGTCGCCAATCAGCAACTGGGCTTCACCGCGTCGGGCGACAGTGCGGGCGTGGACTTTGGCGCTGCGGGCATGGCACTTGCGTACAATGCCGACGGCGACCTTGTCTTGCTGAGCAGCACCAGCGCCACTATTGGTGGTTCGCTGCGGGCGCTGGGAGCGGATCTCACTCTGGCGGGTGACCTGGATATCGAGTCCGAAATCCAGTCGCTGTCACTGCGTTCGAGTGCCGGCGATATCAATGTGGCAGTACTTGAGAAAGACGATCTTGAGATCGGCCAGATCAATGTGGGGCGGGGCAATGTCTCGCTTGCGAGTACATCGTTTGGCCTGCTGACGGCGGCAAATTTCCGCGATACCCATATTACCGCCGGCAACATCGTGCTGGGCTATGAGCCGCGGGTGTGGGGCAATGTGGGTGAGGTGATCAACCCGCTGCGGATGGATGCAACAGGTACCGTGAATCTCGTGGCGCTCAGCTACTTTGAGCCGGCTTTCCTGGGGCAGCAGCCGGAGTTCATCGCGTCCGGCAGCAAGAATGCTTCCATTGCCAGTGCGCAGACCTCGCAGGGGCTCAAATCCGTGATCCAGAGCCCGGTGGACGATATTGCCCAGCTGGACCCGGGCATTTTCAGTGAGGTGACACCATACAGCCTGGGGATCGACGTTCTGAACCTGCCGGAAGTTCGCTTGCACGGTGGTGAGCTGGTGCCGATGGACGAGAGCGAGGATGAGCGTCGCCGCAAGCAGCCGATGGCCGTGGGCGGCAACTGA
- a CDS encoding ShlB/FhaC/HecB family hemolysin secretion/activation protein, whose translation MVFKNKGLLWISACSVLLAPALANADDGDGGFRSRVKQAFEQDVPHVDDADVAEEFERRAKEARDPNLDTDIPEVSGREIGPRISVRGFRFHRLVEYPEFGIEREVIEKKAEELRVKYMQEDKVVAAGYTVDNLKEIALLLDGMGARYSPESLGPRELRKLVNVLERQNAQRGLSYVDLEDIAAELTRFYRQQGLFLAQVQIPAQEVKDGIVTFSVQEGILGQISVHDNKEYKEKQLASAFSSQQGKLVNHKNIEESLYLLNDLPALNVTGYFSPGDNPGETRLNLKVRDENSWRLVTRMDNHGSTFTGDNRIFTSVDWFNPLGIGDELTVGYLKSAGIDSFDSGFGSNLGQFKYSLPVFSPRTRIQVSADYNRFKIQDVEDKKNFINLLDLEGQNESYALSVDHKFKRSRDFNISGSFSLTDKKSELTSITPILDQSNHALGGEFGVYLDHLSGGVVPMLNVVNAKVQYGELESYSGQTELDTTSEFEKFAAETSSLLFLPMPFVESKSRLIVKSRWQYSEDGLPAFEQFSLGGANGVRAFDVRDFSADQAGLLSAEWYPSFPDAINPRVFGNRLNDMLQVALIADLGYGVVNNFEADLANDWAAFSGAGFLFKFSWSENWASQLSVAWPTMSRSSIDGAGDDADDPTVYADFSYFLQ comes from the coding sequence GTGGCCGAGGAGTTCGAGCGGCGCGCAAAAGAGGCTCGGGACCCCAATCTGGATACCGATATCCCGGAAGTGTCGGGGCGCGAAATCGGTCCGCGAATCTCCGTGCGGGGATTCCGCTTCCATCGGTTGGTGGAGTATCCGGAATTTGGTATCGAGCGGGAGGTCATCGAAAAAAAGGCCGAGGAATTGCGTGTTAAATACATGCAGGAAGACAAGGTTGTCGCCGCGGGCTACACCGTTGATAACCTTAAGGAAATCGCGCTGTTGCTGGATGGTATGGGTGCCCGCTATTCACCGGAAAGCCTTGGTCCCAGAGAACTGCGCAAGCTGGTCAATGTGCTCGAGCGTCAGAACGCGCAGCGCGGCTTGAGTTATGTAGACCTTGAAGATATTGCGGCGGAACTTACCCGATTTTACCGCCAGCAGGGGCTGTTTCTCGCCCAGGTGCAGATTCCTGCCCAGGAGGTGAAAGACGGTATCGTTACCTTTTCAGTCCAGGAGGGGATCCTCGGCCAGATATCCGTTCACGACAACAAAGAATATAAAGAAAAGCAGCTGGCCAGCGCCTTCTCCAGCCAACAGGGAAAGCTGGTTAATCACAAGAATATCGAGGAGTCCCTCTACCTTCTGAATGATCTTCCCGCGCTGAATGTGACCGGTTATTTCAGCCCGGGTGACAATCCCGGGGAGACCCGTCTCAACCTGAAGGTACGGGATGAGAACTCCTGGCGACTGGTCACGCGCATGGATAATCACGGGTCTACCTTTACCGGCGACAATCGGATATTCACGTCCGTGGACTGGTTTAACCCACTGGGTATCGGCGATGAGTTGACCGTCGGCTATTTGAAATCGGCGGGTATTGACAGTTTTGATTCCGGGTTTGGTTCCAATCTCGGTCAGTTCAAGTACAGTTTGCCGGTATTTAGCCCTCGGACAAGAATCCAGGTCTCGGCGGATTACAATCGGTTCAAAATCCAGGATGTTGAAGATAAAAAAAATTTCATCAACCTTCTGGATCTGGAAGGCCAAAATGAAAGCTATGCCTTGAGCGTTGACCACAAATTCAAGCGCTCCCGTGATTTCAATATTTCCGGTTCATTCAGTCTTACCGATAAAAAATCGGAACTCACTTCAATTACTCCCATCCTCGATCAATCCAATCATGCATTGGGTGGCGAGTTTGGCGTGTACCTTGATCATCTTTCTGGTGGTGTCGTTCCCATGCTGAATGTGGTCAATGCCAAGGTGCAATATGGCGAACTCGAAAGCTACTCCGGGCAAACGGAGTTAGATACAACGTCCGAGTTTGAAAAATTTGCGGCGGAAACGAGTTCGCTGTTGTTCTTGCCAATGCCATTTGTGGAATCAAAATCCAGGCTTATCGTCAAAAGTCGCTGGCAGTACAGTGAGGATGGTTTGCCGGCGTTTGAACAGTTCTCCCTCGGCGGTGCGAATGGTGTGCGCGCATTTGACGTCCGTGATTTTTCCGCTGACCAGGCTGGTTTGCTCTCTGCGGAATGGTACCCATCCTTCCCCGACGCCATTAATCCGAGAGTTTTTGGGAATCGCCTGAATGATATGTTGCAGGTGGCGCTGATTGCGGACCTTGGTTACGGCGTAGTCAATAACTTTGAGGCCGATCTTGCCAACGACTGGGCGGCATTTTCCGGAGCGGGGTTCCTGTTCAAGTTCAGTTGGAGCGAAAACTGGGCCAGCCAGCTTTCTGTAGCCTGGCCGACCATGTCCCGGTCTTCCATTGATGGCGCCGGGGATGATGCGGATGATCCTACGGTGTATGCGGATTTTTCCTATTTCTTGCAGTAA